A section of the Pseudomonas prosekii genome encodes:
- a CDS encoding sulfate/molybdate ABC transporter ATP-binding protein, with product MSIEVRNVSKNFNAFKALDNISLDIQSGELVALLGPSGCGKTTLLRIIAGLETPDQGNIVFHGEDVSGHDVRDRNVGFVFQHYALFRHMTVFDNVAFGLRMKPKNQRPSESQIAVKVHELLNMVQLDWLSDRYPEQLSGGQRQRIALARALAVEPKVLLLDEPFGALDAKVRKELRRWLARLHEDINLTSVFVTHDQEEAMEVADRIVVMNKGVIEQIGSPGEVYENPASDFVYHFLGDSNRLHLGDDKHVLFRPHEVSLSRHEIEDHHAAEVRDIRPLGATTRVTLKVEGQSELIEAEVVKDHDSLVGLAKGETLFFKPKVWQKVANI from the coding sequence ATGTCGATCGAAGTGCGTAACGTCAGCAAGAATTTCAATGCGTTCAAGGCGCTGGACAACATCAGCCTGGACATTCAGAGCGGCGAACTCGTGGCGCTGCTTGGCCCGTCCGGTTGCGGCAAAACCACGCTGTTGCGGATCATCGCCGGGCTGGAAACACCCGATCAGGGCAACATCGTGTTCCACGGTGAAGACGTTTCCGGCCACGACGTGCGTGATCGCAACGTCGGTTTTGTGTTCCAGCATTACGCCTTGTTCCGCCACATGACCGTATTCGACAACGTCGCATTCGGCCTGCGCATGAAACCGAAAAACCAGCGCCCGAGCGAAAGCCAGATCGCGGTGAAAGTGCATGAACTGCTGAATATGGTGCAACTCGACTGGCTCTCGGACCGCTACCCGGAGCAACTGTCCGGTGGCCAGCGTCAGCGCATCGCGTTGGCCCGTGCCTTGGCGGTCGAACCGAAAGTGCTGCTGCTCGACGAGCCTTTCGGTGCGCTGGATGCCAAGGTTCGTAAAGAGCTGCGTCGCTGGTTGGCGCGCCTGCACGAAGACATCAACCTGACCTCGGTGTTTGTCACCCACGACCAGGAAGAAGCGATGGAAGTCGCCGATCGCATCGTCGTGATGAACAAAGGCGTGATCGAGCAGATCGGCTCGCCGGGTGAAGTCTACGAGAACCCGGCCAGTGATTTTGTTTACCACTTCCTCGGCGACTCGAATCGGCTGCACCTGGGCGACGACAAACACGTGCTGTTCCGCCCGCACGAAGTGTCGCTGTCGCGCCATGAGATCGAAGACCACCACGCCGCCGAAGTGCGCGACATCCGGCCGCTGGGCGCGACCACGCGGGTGACGTTGAAAGTCGAAGGGCAGAGCGAATTGATCGAGGCCGAAGTGGTGAAGGACCACGACAGCCTGGTCGGTCTGGCCAAGGGTGAGACGCTGTTTTTCAAACCCAAGGTCTGGCAGAAAGTCGCCAATATCTAA
- the cysW gene encoding sulfate ABC transporter permease subunit CysW, translating to MSQSSIAAASSANAARRGSATSRRILIGLCWLVFILFLGLPLFIVVSQGLKNGLGTFFAAIFEPDALSALKLTVIAVLISVPLNVVFGVSAAWCVSKYSFRGKSMLVTLIDLPFSVSPVIAGLVYVLMFGAQGLFGPWLQDHDIQIVFALPGIVLATIFVTVPFVARELIPLMQEQGTQEEEAARLLGANGWQMFWHVTVPNIKWGLIYGVVLCTARAMGEFGAVSVVSGHIRGVTNTLPLHVEILYNEYNHVAAFAVASLLLIMALFILLLKQWSENRINRLRASAAEE from the coding sequence ATGTCCCAATCGTCTATTGCGGCCGCCTCTTCGGCCAACGCCGCCCGCCGTGGCAGCGCAACCTCGCGGCGCATCCTGATCGGCCTGTGCTGGCTGGTGTTTATCCTGTTTCTCGGTCTGCCGCTGTTCATCGTGGTGTCGCAGGGATTGAAGAATGGCCTCGGCACGTTCTTCGCCGCGATCTTTGAACCCGATGCCTTGTCGGCACTGAAACTGACCGTGATCGCCGTGCTGATTTCGGTGCCGCTGAACGTGGTGTTCGGCGTCAGCGCGGCGTGGTGCGTGAGCAAATATTCGTTCCGCGGCAAGAGCATGCTGGTGACGCTGATCGACTTGCCGTTCTCGGTGTCGCCAGTGATTGCCGGTCTGGTCTACGTGTTGATGTTCGGCGCTCAGGGCCTGTTCGGGCCGTGGTTGCAGGACCACGACATCCAGATCGTCTTCGCCCTGCCGGGCATCGTCCTGGCGACGATTTTCGTTACCGTGCCGTTCGTGGCGCGTGAGTTGATCCCGCTGATGCAGGAACAAGGCACGCAGGAAGAAGAGGCCGCGCGCCTGCTCGGTGCCAATGGCTGGCAGATGTTCTGGCACGTCACCGTTCCCAATATCAAATGGGGCCTGATCTACGGCGTGGTGCTGTGTACCGCGCGGGCGATGGGTGAGTTCGGTGCGGTGTCGGTGGTTTCCGGGCACATTCGCGGCGTGACCAACACCTTGCCGCTGCACGTCGAGATCCTCTACAACGAATACAACCACGTGGCCGCGTTCGCTGTGGCGAGCCTGTTGCTGATCATGGCGCTCTTCATCCTGCTGCTGAAGCAGTGGAGCGAAAACCGCATTAACCGCCTGCGCGCCAGCGCCGCGGAGGAATAA
- the cysT gene encoding sulfate ABC transporter permease subunit CysT produces MSRRISPVIPGFGLTLGYTLVYLSLIVLIPLAAMFVHAAQLTWDQFWTIITAPRVLAALKLSFGTALYAAIINGIIGTLLAWVLVRYTFPGRKIIDAMIDLPFALPTAVAGIALTALYTPTGLVGQFAADMGFKIAYTPLGITLALTFVTLPFVVRTVQPVLADIPREVEEAAACLGAKPLQVFRHILVPALLPAWLTGFALAFARGVGEYGSVIFIAGNMPMKTEILPLLIMVKLDQYDYTGATSIGVLMLVVSFVLLLLINLLQRRIETP; encoded by the coding sequence ATGTCGCGTCGTATCTCCCCCGTCATACCCGGCTTCGGGCTGACGCTGGGCTACACCTTGGTGTACCTCAGCCTGATTGTGCTTATTCCACTGGCGGCGATGTTCGTGCATGCCGCTCAACTCACCTGGGATCAGTTCTGGACGATCATCACCGCGCCACGGGTGCTGGCGGCGTTGAAGCTGAGCTTCGGCACCGCGCTGTACGCGGCGATCATCAACGGCATCATCGGCACGCTGCTGGCCTGGGTGCTGGTGCGCTACACCTTCCCCGGTCGCAAGATCATCGACGCGATGATCGACCTGCCGTTCGCGCTGCCGACGGCGGTGGCCGGTATCGCCCTGACCGCGCTGTACACGCCGACCGGTCTGGTCGGGCAGTTCGCCGCCGACATGGGTTTCAAAATCGCCTACACCCCGCTCGGCATCACCCTCGCGCTGACCTTCGTCACGCTGCCGTTCGTGGTGCGCACGGTGCAACCGGTGCTGGCCGACATTCCACGTGAAGTCGAAGAAGCCGCCGCGTGCCTGGGCGCCAAACCGCTGCAAGTGTTTCGCCACATCCTCGTGCCGGCGCTGCTGCCCGCGTGGCTGACCGGGTTTGCCCTGGCGTTTGCGCGTGGCGTCGGCGAGTACGGTTCGGTGATTTTCATCGCCGGCAACATGCCGATGAAAACCGAGATCCTGCCGCTGCTGATCATGGTCAAACTCGACCAATACGACTACACCGGCGCCACTTCCATCGGCGTGCTGATGCTGGTGGTTTCCTTCGTCCTGTTGCTGCTGATCAACTTGCTGCAGCGGCGCATCGAAACCCCATAA
- a CDS encoding sulfate ABC transporter substrate-binding protein: MSSIRHFALAALASALFAGTAVAKDYELLNVSYDPTRELYQDYNAEFINFWKKEHAGDNVKIQQSHGGSGKQGRAVIDGLRADVVTLALAGDIDEIAKLGKTLPADWQTRLPDASTPYTSTIVFLVRKGNPKGIKDWGDLVKNDVSVITPNPKTSGGARWNFLAAWAYGLKANGGDEGKAKEYVQTLFKHVPVLDTGARGSTITFVNNGQGDVLLAWENEAFLALKEDGGADKFDIVVPSLSILAEPPVAVVDKNAEKKGNEQIAEAYLKHLYSPAGQEIAAKNFYRPRDKDVAAKYSKQFPTLDLVTIDKDFGGWKTAQPKFFNDGGVFDQIYQAQ, translated from the coding sequence ATGTCGTCGATTCGTCATTTCGCTTTGGCCGCGCTGGCCAGTGCCCTTTTTGCTGGTACCGCGGTTGCCAAGGATTACGAGCTGCTAAACGTTTCGTACGACCCGACGCGTGAGCTGTATCAGGACTACAACGCTGAGTTCATCAACTTCTGGAAGAAAGAGCACGCGGGCGACAACGTCAAAATCCAGCAATCCCACGGCGGTTCCGGCAAGCAGGGGCGTGCGGTGATTGATGGTTTGCGCGCTGACGTCGTGACCCTGGCGCTGGCCGGTGACATCGACGAAATCGCCAAACTCGGCAAAACCCTGCCGGCCGACTGGCAGACACGTCTGCCGGATGCGAGCACGCCTTACACCTCGACCATCGTGTTTCTGGTGCGCAAGGGCAACCCGAAAGGCATCAAGGACTGGGGCGATCTGGTCAAGAACGACGTTTCGGTGATCACTCCCAATCCGAAAACTTCCGGCGGTGCGCGCTGGAACTTCCTCGCGGCGTGGGCCTATGGTCTGAAGGCCAATGGCGGCGACGAAGGCAAAGCCAAAGAATATGTGCAAACTCTGTTCAAGCACGTGCCCGTGCTGGACACCGGCGCGCGCGGTTCGACCATCACCTTCGTCAACAACGGTCAGGGCGACGTGTTGCTGGCCTGGGAAAACGAAGCGTTCCTGGCGCTGAAAGAAGACGGTGGCGCCGACAAATTCGACATCGTCGTGCCGTCGCTGTCGATCCTTGCCGAGCCGCCAGTGGCCGTGGTCGACAAGAACGCCGAGAAGAAGGGCAACGAGCAAATCGCCGAGGCGTACCTCAAGCATCTGTACAGCCCGGCCGGTCAGGAAATCGCTGCGAAAAACTTCTACCGTCCGCGTGACAAAGACGTCGCGGCGAAGTATTCCAAGCAGTTCCCGACGCTGGACCTGGTGACCATCGACAAAGACTTCGGCGGCTGGAAAACTGCGCAACCGAAATTCTTCAATGACGGTGGCGTGTTCGACCAGATTTACCAGGCGCAGTAA
- the oscA gene encoding sulfur starvation response protein OscA produces the protein MSASLRSVDGQDEATILREIQSALRDLRFGAVEITVHNAQVVQIERKEKFRLQNPAHKPS, from the coding sequence ATGAGCGCATCCCTACGTAGCGTTGACGGCCAGGACGAAGCAACCATTTTGCGTGAGATCCAAAGCGCACTGCGCGACCTGCGTTTCGGCGCGGTGGAAATCACCGTGCACAACGCGCAGGTGGTTCAGATCGAACGCAAAGAGAAATTCCGCCTGCAAAACCCGGCCCACAAGCCGAGCTGA
- the dibA gene encoding phosphodiesterase DibA: MSATYRDALRAALLYLVLSVIWLQFSGYLLNSFFDSSREQLRWQLINGYAWVVLSAGLIFLARAKLFRCLGIGAKLRERSDDRERLRQAAAVFDCTREGVLVTDRQGLIVHVNRAFIEITGFQRDEVLGQQPSLFKSGHHPPAFYQEMFATLGDNGEWSGEIWNRRKSGEIYPQWQTIRVIHDDLGHVSHYVAVFSDISAIKNSEDELAHLAHHDPLTDLPNRLLFSDRIEQALTSAQLHKRGCALLMIDLDHFKMINDSLGHNIGDQLLKSVAGRFMGLFAPGVTLARLGGDEFAVLAENCPQPALAAALAQRIIDGLKEPFEIDGHQLFINASVGISLFPSDALSAGQLLRNADSALFKAKSAGRDGYALYTEELTAHAQQRVEIAFELRRALEQKELRVHYQPVHDLKSSRLIGVEALVRWEHPQRGLISPAEFIPVAERTGLISEIDAWVMQQACQHMCEWQRAGVVLSFVAVNVSSRLFARRELYQQVAHVLHETGLDPAFLELEVTESAVMDDPEVALEQMHRLRELGVRLAIDDFGTGYSSLLRLKRLPVQKLKIDQGFVAGLPWDDDDGAIVRVIIALAKSMGMQVHAEGIEQMEQARFLLDQDCDLGQGYWFGRPVPAEQLDRARAPVIG; encoded by the coding sequence ATGTCTGCCACATATCGCGATGCCTTGCGTGCAGCGCTGCTTTACCTGGTGCTTTCAGTCATCTGGCTGCAGTTCAGTGGTTATTTATTGAACAGTTTCTTCGATAGCTCCCGCGAACAGCTGCGCTGGCAACTGATCAACGGCTACGCCTGGGTGGTGCTCAGCGCCGGGCTGATCTTCCTGGCGCGTGCCAAATTGTTCCGATGCCTGGGCATCGGCGCCAAATTGCGTGAGCGCAGCGACGACCGCGAGCGCCTGCGCCAGGCCGCTGCCGTGTTCGACTGCACCCGTGAAGGCGTGCTGGTCACCGACCGCCAGGGCCTGATCGTCCACGTCAATCGCGCGTTCATCGAAATCACCGGTTTTCAGCGAGACGAAGTGCTCGGCCAGCAGCCCAGCCTGTTCAAGTCCGGCCACCATCCGCCAGCCTTCTATCAGGAAATGTTCGCCACGCTCGGCGATAACGGCGAGTGGAGCGGCGAAATCTGGAACCGGCGCAAAAGTGGCGAGATTTATCCGCAGTGGCAGACCATTCGGGTCATTCATGACGATCTCGGCCACGTCAGTCATTACGTGGCGGTGTTTTCCGACATCAGCGCAATCAAGAACTCCGAGGATGAGCTGGCGCACCTCGCGCACCACGACCCGCTGACCGACTTGCCCAACCGGCTGCTGTTTTCCGATCGCATCGAGCAGGCGCTGACCTCGGCGCAGCTGCACAAGCGCGGTTGCGCGTTGCTGATGATCGATCTGGATCATTTCAAGATGATCAACGACAGCCTCGGCCACAACATTGGCGATCAGTTGCTGAAAAGCGTCGCTGGACGCTTCATGGGTTTGTTTGCGCCGGGCGTGACATTGGCGCGATTGGGTGGCGATGAATTCGCCGTCCTCGCCGAAAACTGTCCGCAACCGGCGCTGGCCGCGGCATTGGCGCAACGGATCATCGACGGTTTGAAAGAGCCCTTCGAGATCGACGGCCATCAGCTGTTCATCAATGCCAGCGTCGGCATCAGCCTGTTTCCCAGCGATGCCTTGAGCGCCGGGCAATTGCTGCGCAATGCCGACTCGGCGCTGTTCAAAGCCAAAAGCGCCGGGCGCGACGGCTACGCGCTGTACACCGAGGAGCTGACCGCGCATGCCCAGCAACGCGTCGAAATCGCTTTTGAGCTGCGCCGCGCGCTGGAGCAGAAGGAGTTGCGCGTGCATTACCAACCGGTGCATGACCTCAAAAGTAGTCGCTTGATCGGCGTCGAGGCGCTGGTGCGCTGGGAGCATCCGCAGCGCGGGCTGATTTCGCCGGCAGAATTTATTCCGGTCGCCGAACGGACCGGGCTGATTTCCGAGATCGACGCTTGGGTCATGCAGCAGGCCTGCCAGCACATGTGTGAATGGCAGCGCGCCGGGGTGGTGCTGTCGTTTGTCGCGGTGAATGTGTCGTCGCGGTTGTTTGCGCGCCGTGAGTTGTATCAGCAGGTTGCCCACGTGCTGCACGAAACTGGCCTGGATCCGGCGTTTCTGGAATTGGAAGTCACCGAAAGCGCGGTGATGGACGACCCGGAAGTGGCGCTGGAGCAGATGCATCGCTTGCGCGAGTTGGGCGTGCGGCTGGCCATCGATGATTTCGGCACTGGGTATTCGTCATTGCTGCGACTCAAGCGCTTGCCGGTGCAGAAGCTCAAGATCGATCAGGGTTTCGTCGCCGGGTTGCCGTGGGACGATGACGACGGCGCGATTGTGCGGGTGATCATCGCGCTGGCCAAAAGCATGGGCATGCAGGTGCACGCCGAGGGCATCGAGCAAATGGAACAGGCGCGGTTCCTGCTCGATCAGGATTGCGATCTCGGCCAGGGCTACTGGTTTGGCCGGCCGGTGCCGGCGGAGCAACTGGATCGGGCGCGGGCTCCGGTGATTGGCTGA
- the desA gene encoding delta-9 fatty acid desaturase DesA: MWYEGFLGLSPWSLVAVTLLMTHVTIVGVTVYLHRYSAHRSLELNAGLKHFFRFWLWLTTAQNTREWTAIHRKHHAKCETVDDPHSPVIKGLSTVLRKGAELYRTEAENPETLRIYGKNCPEDWIERNLYSRYPLLGVAIMGVIDLLLFGTIGITIWAIQMMWIPFWAAGVVNGLGHAIGYRNFECRDAATNLVPWGILIGGEELHNNHHTYPNSAKLSVKKWEFDLGWAWIKVFSFFRLAKVQRVAPIAHRVEGKGSLDMDTAMAILNNRFQIMAQYRKLVIAPLVKQELEKVDHSVRHQFHRAKRLLSRETSLLDDKHHVRIQNMLEHSQALKVIYEKRLALQQIWVKTSSNGHDMLAAIKDWVHEAEASGIQSLRDFANQLKTYSLRPAAV, from the coding sequence ATGTGGTACGAAGGTTTTCTCGGCTTGTCACCCTGGTCTCTGGTGGCAGTCACCCTGCTGATGACCCATGTCACGATTGTTGGCGTCACGGTCTATCTGCATCGTTATTCAGCCCATCGCTCCCTGGAGTTGAATGCCGGCCTGAAACATTTCTTCCGCTTCTGGCTGTGGTTGACCACGGCGCAGAACACCCGCGAGTGGACCGCTATCCACCGCAAACATCACGCCAAATGCGAAACCGTCGATGACCCGCACAGCCCGGTGATCAAGGGCCTTTCCACGGTTCTGCGCAAAGGTGCCGAGCTGTATCGCACTGAAGCGGAAAACCCGGAAACCCTGCGCATCTACGGCAAAAACTGCCCTGAAGACTGGATCGAACGCAACCTCTACAGCCGTTATCCGCTGTTGGGCGTAGCGATCATGGGCGTCATCGACCTGCTGCTGTTCGGCACCATCGGCATCACCATCTGGGCGATCCAGATGATGTGGATTCCGTTCTGGGCTGCCGGTGTGGTCAATGGCCTGGGCCATGCCATCGGCTACCGCAACTTCGAATGCCGCGACGCGGCGACCAATCTGGTGCCTTGGGGCATCCTGATCGGCGGCGAAGAACTGCATAACAACCATCACACCTACCCGAACTCGGCAAAACTGTCGGTGAAGAAGTGGGAATTCGACCTCGGCTGGGCTTGGATCAAAGTCTTCAGTTTCTTCCGACTGGCCAAGGTGCAGCGTGTTGCGCCGATCGCCCATCGGGTCGAAGGCAAGGGCAGCCTGGACATGGACACCGCCATGGCCATCCTCAACAACCGCTTCCAGATCATGGCGCAGTACCGCAAATTGGTCATCGCACCACTGGTCAAGCAGGAGCTGGAAAAGGTCGATCACTCGGTCCGTCACCAGTTCCATCGCGCCAAGCGTCTGCTCTCGCGGGAAACCAGCTTGCTGGATGACAAGCACCATGTGCGCATCCAGAACATGCTCGAGCACAGCCAGGCGCTGAAGGTAATTTACGAGAAACGTCTGGCGCTGCAGCAGATCTGGGTCAAGACCAGCTCAAATGGTCACGACATGCTCGCCGCGATCAAGGATTGGGTGCATGAAGCGGAAGCGAGCGGGATTCAATCCCTGCGCGATTTCGCCAATCAGCTGAAAACCTACTCCCTGCGCCCCGCCGCTGTCTGA
- a CDS encoding GGDEF domain-containing protein: MVNKNLQDSSLPQWPEAAQTLMALMHAQGEVARLSEREQLFSSLLVSVNAVLWAFNWETRQVLYVSPAYERIFGRSAGLLLADYNEWRDSIYPDDLDYAERSLAEVLDKGAVEDREYRIIAADGQVRWLSDKCFINRQADPGQPVIIVGIAEDITEKKQMEAELQRLATTDVLTQSSNRRHFFECAHREFEHARLQGAQMAFLLLDIDDFKQVNDTYGHQGGDTVLQRIAESGRAALRRGDLFGRIGGEEFAAVFPGCAPDMAMQVAERLQREIQRLSFSHDDQTFGITVSQGLTNLTHDDDNLDSLFARADAAMYEAKRQGKNRIISA; encoded by the coding sequence ATGGTCAATAAAAACCTACAAGACTCATCCCTCCCACAGTGGCCTGAAGCCGCGCAAACCCTGATGGCGCTGATGCACGCGCAAGGCGAAGTCGCACGCCTGAGTGAACGCGAACAGCTGTTCAGCTCGCTGCTGGTCAGCGTCAACGCGGTGCTTTGGGCATTCAACTGGGAAACCCGCCAGGTGCTCTACGTCAGCCCTGCCTATGAACGGATTTTTGGCCGATCCGCCGGCCTGCTGCTGGCCGACTACAACGAATGGCGCGACAGCATTTACCCCGATGACCTGGATTACGCCGAGCGTAGCCTCGCCGAAGTGCTGGACAAGGGCGCCGTCGAAGATCGTGAATACCGGATCATCGCGGCGGATGGCCAGGTGCGCTGGCTCAGCGACAAATGCTTCATCAATCGTCAGGCAGACCCGGGGCAACCGGTGATCATCGTCGGCATCGCCGAGGACATCACCGAAAAGAAGCAGATGGAAGCCGAGCTGCAACGCCTGGCGACCACTGATGTGCTGACCCAGAGCAGCAACCGTCGACACTTCTTCGAATGCGCTCACCGCGAGTTCGAGCACGCACGACTGCAAGGCGCGCAAATGGCGTTTCTGCTGCTGGATATCGATGACTTCAAACAGGTCAACGACACCTACGGCCATCAGGGCGGCGACACCGTGCTGCAACGCATCGCCGAGAGCGGCCGCGCGGCGCTGCGTCGCGGTGACTTGTTCGGGCGAATCGGCGGCGAAGAGTTTGCCGCGGTGTTCCCCGGTTGCGCGCCGGACATGGCCATGCAAGTGGCCGAGCGCCTGCAACGGGAGATTCAGCGCTTGAGCTTCAGCCATGACGACCAGACGTTCGGCATCACCGTCAGCCAAGGCCTGACCAACCTCACCCACGACGATGACAACCTCGACAGCCTGTTCGCCCGCGCGGATGCGGCCATGTACGAAGCCAAACGCCAAGGCAAAAACCGCATCATCTCGGCGTAA
- a CDS encoding response regulator, protein MTAVVLPAVPRVLIAEADPWSRDLLKQVLLNVRCDARLDLCADGQQAMELLEQVPYDLVIVDWELPGIDGLNVLRSVRQRKRNPPLPFILMSHRNDSASVREALPLAPTAYLTKPLNMESLTQRLQDLLLNAGEEVSCEIPALASGMTLSVYLERRRESTDGAPLMTDVQLAVKRSLNPNGLDLTRLESEIRNDPQVTAVLIAAANSAAQHHGVGVQTLAQALQRLGTGQSMNLILGLALKRCARLSDPQLADYAERYWEMSLRTAEYGRTLARLLDLDQERCYCAGMLHRLGDLALLRCLQEWKQAGGELNEWDEVGEALDEFGASYGSALRARWRLPLELRDLIAAVYQLGGGVYSREALVMNMAAQLARLTEHEGIEELAKSRTARLLKIGLPELMRLRKK, encoded by the coding sequence ATGACCGCTGTGGTTTTGCCCGCCGTACCGCGTGTGCTGATTGCCGAGGCTGATCCCTGGTCGCGCGACCTGTTGAAACAGGTGCTGTTGAATGTGCGTTGCGACGCGCGGCTGGATTTGTGTGCCGATGGCCAGCAGGCCATGGAGCTGCTGGAACAGGTGCCTTACGATCTGGTAATCGTTGACTGGGAATTGCCCGGCATCGATGGCCTCAATGTGTTGCGCAGCGTCCGCCAGCGCAAACGCAATCCGCCGCTGCCGTTTATTTTGATGAGCCATCGCAACGACAGCGCCAGTGTCCGCGAAGCCTTGCCGCTGGCGCCCACCGCGTATTTGACCAAACCGCTGAACATGGAAAGCCTGACTCAACGTCTGCAGGATTTGCTGTTGAACGCTGGCGAAGAAGTGTCGTGCGAGATTCCGGCGCTGGCGTCGGGCATGACGTTGTCGGTGTATCTGGAACGCCGGCGTGAATCGACCGACGGCGCGCCGTTGATGACTGACGTGCAATTAGCGGTCAAACGCAGCCTCAATCCCAACGGCCTCGACCTGACGCGGCTGGAAAGCGAGATCCGCAATGATCCGCAAGTCACAGCGGTGCTGATCGCTGCGGCCAACAGTGCCGCGCAGCATCATGGCGTCGGCGTGCAGACCTTGGCGCAAGCGCTGCAGCGCTTGGGTACCGGGCAAAGCATGAACCTGATTCTGGGCCTGGCCCTCAAGCGCTGCGCGCGGCTCAGCGATCCGCAGTTGGCTGATTACGCCGAACGCTACTGGGAGATGTCGCTGCGCACCGCCGAATACGGCCGGACGCTGGCGCGCTTGCTCGATCTGGATCAGGAGCGCTGTTATTGCGCGGGGATGCTGCATCGCCTCGGCGATCTGGCGTTGCTGCGCTGTTTGCAGGAATGGAAGCAGGCGGGCGGCGAGCTGAACGAATGGGACGAGGTGGGCGAGGCGCTGGATGAGTTTGGTGCGAGTTATGGCTCGGCGCTGCGAGCGCGCTGGCGTCTGCCGCTGGAGCTGCGCGATTTGATCGCGGCGGTGTATCAGCTCGGTGGTGGGGTTTATTCCCGCGAGGCGCTGGTGATGAACATGGCGGCGCAACTGGCACGGTTGACCGAGCATGAGGGCATTGAAGAACTGGCCAAGAGCCGAACCGCACGGCTGCTGAAGATCGGCTTGCCGGAATTGATGCGACTGCGCAAAAAGTAG
- the gabT gene encoding 4-aminobutyrate--2-oxoglutarate transaminase, translating to MSKTNASLMKRREAAVPRGVGQIHPIFAESAKNATVTDVEGREFIDFAGGIAVLNTGHVHPKIIAAVTAQLNKLTHTCFQVLAYEPYVELCEKINAKVPGDFDKKTLLVTTGSEAVENAVKIARAATGRAGVIAFTGAYHGRTMMTLGLTGKVVPYSAGMGLMPGGVFRALYPNELHGVSVDDSIASIERIFKNDAEPRDIAAIIIEPVQGEGGFYVAPKEFMKRLRALCDQHGILLIADEVQTGAGRTGTFFAMEQMGVSADLTTFAKSIAGGFPLAGVCGKAEYMDAIAPGGLGGTYAGSPIACAAALAVMEVFEEEHLLDRCKAVGERLVTGLKGIQAKYPVIGEVRALGAMIAVELFVDGDSHKPNAAAVASVVAKARDKGLILLSCGTYGNVLRVLVPLTSPDEQLDKGLAIIEECFSEL from the coding sequence ATGAGCAAGACTAACGCTTCTTTGATGAAACGCCGCGAAGCCGCTGTACCACGCGGTGTTGGCCAGATTCACCCGATCTTCGCCGAGTCCGCGAAGAACGCCACCGTGACCGACGTTGAAGGTCGCGAGTTCATCGACTTCGCCGGCGGTATCGCCGTGCTGAACACCGGTCACGTGCACCCGAAAATCATTGCTGCCGTGACTGCGCAACTGAACAAGCTGACCCACACCTGCTTCCAGGTATTGGCGTACGAGCCATACGTTGAGCTGTGTGAAAAAATCAACGCCAAGGTCCCTGGTGATTTCGACAAGAAAACCCTGCTGGTCACCACCGGTTCCGAAGCCGTCGAAAACGCCGTGAAAATCGCCCGTGCGGCCACTGGCCGTGCCGGCGTGATCGCGTTCACCGGCGCTTACCACGGTCGCACCATGATGACCCTGGGCCTGACCGGCAAAGTCGTGCCGTACTCGGCCGGCATGGGCCTGATGCCGGGCGGCGTGTTCCGCGCGCTGTACCCGAACGAGCTGCACGGCGTGAGCGTCGACGACTCGATCGCCAGCATCGAACGCATCTTCAAGAACGACGCCGAGCCGCGTGATATCGCTGCGATCATCATCGAGCCGGTTCAGGGCGAAGGTGGTTTCTACGTCGCGCCGAAAGAGTTCATGAAGCGTCTGCGTGCATTGTGCGACCAGCACGGCATCCTGTTGATCGCTGACGAAGTGCAAACCGGCGCTGGCCGTACCGGCACTTTCTTCGCCATGGAACAGATGGGCGTTTCCGCCGACCTGACCACGTTCGCCAAATCCATCGCTGGCGGTTTCCCGTTGGCCGGTGTTTGCGGCAAAGCCGAATACATGGACGCCATCGCGCCGGGCGGCCTCGGCGGCACCTACGCCGGTAGCCCGATCGCATGCGCCGCGGCCCTGGCCGTGATGGAAGTGTTCGAAGAAGAACACCTGCTGGATCGCTGCAAGGCAGTCGGCGAGCGTCTGGTGACTGGCCTCAAAGGCATTCAGGCGAAATACCCGGTGATCGGCGAAGTCCGTGCGCTGGGCGCGATGATCGCGGTCGAGCTGTTCGTTGATGGCGACAGCCACAAGCCGAACGCTGCGGCGGTCGCTTCGGTAGTCGCCAAGGCACGTGACAAGGGCCTGATCCTGCTGTCGTGCGGTACTTACGGCAACGTTCTGCGCGTGCTGGTGCCGCTGACTTCGCCGGACGAGCAACTGGACAAAGGCCTGGCAATCATCGAAGAGTGCTTCTCCGAGCTCTGA